Proteins co-encoded in one Mesorhizobium huakuii genomic window:
- the repB gene encoding plasmid partitioning protein RepB, producing the protein MARKDLLASVTASLTREQPVHSASQARSDYAKRGASRSMMQSLDELAENSVRMLDGETVVAIDPKDLDGSFIADRIGEDDAEYLQLRQAIRTSGQSTPILVRPHPHDIGRYMIVFGHRRAKVARDLGINVRAVVKRLADIEHVIAQGQENTARADLSFIEKSLFARKLIESGMTKDTVKSALTVDDTLLSRMLSVAETVPEAVLSVVGAAKGVGRDRWEELKKLVQIPANATKAIEYVRTEEFAAGQVKDEVFNLLLSHLKSSKTPKKPKVALAPKAWAPADRSLSVAIRGTPKKASIIVEAAYGLHFAEFIAGQLDGLYEAYRKQEKETKGD; encoded by the coding sequence ATGGCTAGAAAGGACCTTCTGGCAAGCGTAACCGCGTCACTTACTCGGGAACAGCCAGTGCATTCGGCATCGCAGGCTAGGTCTGACTACGCCAAGCGTGGCGCGTCGCGTTCGATGATGCAGTCACTGGACGAACTGGCCGAGAATTCAGTGCGGATGCTCGACGGAGAAACCGTGGTGGCGATTGACCCCAAGGATCTCGATGGTTCGTTCATTGCTGATCGTATAGGGGAGGATGACGCAGAATACCTACAGCTCAGACAAGCCATTCGTACATCTGGCCAGTCGACACCGATCCTTGTGCGACCGCACCCCCATGATATAGGCCGCTACATGATTGTATTTGGCCATCGACGGGCAAAGGTCGCCCGCGATCTCGGCATTAATGTCCGAGCGGTCGTGAAGCGCTTGGCTGACATTGAGCATGTCATCGCACAGGGCCAAGAAAATACTGCTCGAGCCGACCTGTCGTTTATCGAGAAGTCGTTGTTCGCACGGAAGTTGATTGAGAGCGGTATGACGAAGGATACTGTCAAATCAGCCCTTACGGTCGATGACACGCTGCTGTCTCGTATGCTGTCGGTCGCTGAGACGGTTCCCGAAGCGGTGCTGAGTGTCGTTGGGGCCGCAAAGGGTGTTGGCAGGGATCGTTGGGAAGAACTCAAAAAACTAGTTCAGATTCCAGCCAATGCTACCAAAGCGATCGAGTACGTTCGAACCGAGGAGTTTGCAGCAGGTCAGGTGAAGGACGAAGTCTTCAACCTGCTCCTCAGTCATCTGAAATCATCCAAGACACCCAAGAAGCCAAAGGTTGCCCTCGCACCCAAAGCCTGGGCTCCTGCCGACAGATCACTGAGCGTTGCGATTAGAGGGACGCCAAAGAAAGCTTCGATAATAGTCGAGGCAGCTTACGGTCTCCATTTTGCTGAGTTCATAGCAGGCCAACTGGACGGTCTTTATGAGGCCTACAGGAAGCAGGAAAAGGAAACCAAGGGAGACTAA
- the repA gene encoding plasmid partitioning protein RepA, which yields MNLMPDHDLEFDFDEEILEQGELISDKLNMLRLEQYPPNAMKGLRQFSSVEVADFLGVTQNHIKKLHLEGKGPAPEVSNSGRRSYTALQMLELRQYLDKHGRSDFKRYVPHRRQGDTLQVISVVNFKGGSGKTTTAAHLAQYLALTGHRVLAIDLDPQASLSALHGIQPELDKNPSLYEALRYDEHKKSIKEIIRPTNFPGLDIVPANLELQEYEYDTPLAASSKNSPEGRLFFTRISAALKEVDDRYDVIVIDCPPQLGYLTLTSLTASTSVIITVHPQMLDVMSMSQFLLMLGGILQSIKGAGAAVKLKWFRYLVTRYEPTDGPQAQMVGFLQALFNKRMLKNQMVKTTAISDAGITKQTLYEVEKSQFTRTTYERAIESLNAVNSEITSLIHKAWGRK from the coding sequence ATGAATTTGATGCCCGATCACGACTTGGAGTTCGATTTCGACGAGGAGATTCTCGAACAGGGAGAGCTTATCTCGGACAAATTGAACATGCTGCGGCTTGAGCAGTATCCACCAAATGCGATGAAGGGGCTACGGCAATTTTCCTCGGTCGAAGTCGCGGATTTTCTGGGCGTCACCCAGAATCATATTAAAAAGCTGCATCTCGAAGGCAAGGGCCCCGCACCTGAGGTTTCCAATTCGGGTCGTCGTTCATACACTGCTCTGCAGATGCTCGAGTTGCGTCAATACCTCGACAAGCACGGTCGTTCGGACTTCAAGCGCTATGTTCCTCACCGCCGTCAAGGTGACACATTGCAAGTCATCTCCGTCGTCAATTTCAAGGGTGGCTCCGGCAAGACAACAACAGCTGCCCATCTAGCTCAATACCTCGCTCTGACAGGGCATCGCGTTCTCGCAATTGACCTTGATCCGCAGGCTTCCCTGTCAGCTCTGCATGGCATTCAGCCTGAACTCGACAAGAATCCCTCGCTTTATGAGGCACTTCGATACGACGAGCACAAAAAATCAATCAAGGAGATTATTCGGCCGACCAATTTCCCGGGTTTGGACATCGTGCCTGCCAATCTTGAACTGCAGGAATACGAGTACGACACTCCACTAGCCGCTTCTAGCAAGAATTCACCAGAAGGGCGCTTGTTCTTCACGCGCATTTCTGCGGCGCTCAAGGAAGTTGACGATCGCTATGACGTGATTGTCATAGATTGCCCACCGCAACTCGGTTACCTAACGCTCACATCTCTGACAGCTTCGACGTCAGTGATTATTACCGTGCACCCGCAGATGCTCGATGTGATGTCGATGTCTCAGTTCTTGCTCATGCTCGGTGGCATCCTGCAGTCCATCAAGGGGGCTGGGGCAGCGGTGAAGCTGAAGTGGTTCCGTTATCTCGTGACTCGATATGAGCCGACCGATGGTCCCCAGGCCCAGATGGTTGGTTTCCTGCAAGCACTTTTCAACAAGCGCATGCTCAAGAACCAAATGGTGAAGACTACGGCCATCTCAGACGCGGGCATCACGAAACAGACACTTTACGAGGTCGAGAAAAGCCAATTCACGCGAACAACATATGAGCGGGCGATTGAAAGTCTGAACGCGGTCAATTCCGAGATTACATCACTTATTCATAAGGCATGGGGGCGGAAGTGA
- a CDS encoding nucleotidyl transferase AbiEii/AbiGii toxin family protein codes for MHEVGDTFWLMAVGGVSWPACPISSLVAPLSDLIDQLRQNAGGHDFERSFGGGMAMMIQIGHRESHDIDIFLDDPQLLGFIDPSRTPPAL; via the coding sequence ATGCACGAAGTCGGCGATACGTTCTGGCTGATGGCGGTCGGCGGTGTCTCTTGGCCGGCCTGCCCGATTTCCAGCTTGGTCGCCCCACTATCCGACCTAATCGACCAGCTTCGCCAGAATGCCGGCGGCCACGACTTCGAAAGGTCATTTGGTGGCGGAATGGCGATGATGATACAGATCGGCCATCGCGAAAGCCACGACATCGATATTTTCCTCGACGACCCTCAATTGCTCGGTTTCATCGACCCATCCAGAACCCCACCTGCACTTTGA
- the fic gene encoding protein adenylyltransferase Fic: protein MTFQADRPYNDLPPLPPKEDVETKSVLKACIAARAALAELRISGQHIPNQAVLINSIPLLEAQASSEIENIVTTTDRLFRFANEAGNLADAATKEALRYRTALNQGFRTLQERPVTTSTAVAVCRTIKGVELDIRSTPGTALVNQATGAVVYTPPEGQNLLRDKLANWERYIHEAEDIDPLIRLAVMHYQFEAIHPFIDGNGRTGRVLNLLYLVDKGLLDIPVLYLSRYIIRNKGAYYDRLLAVTTEGAWESWILYMLAAVTETAGWSTARIRAIRDLLDQTAERLRRDLPKIYSRELAEIIFVNPYCRIGDLVSSGIAKRQAASVYLKTLVDNGLLQEVKAGRENLYINPALLALLTEREPAQGGR, encoded by the coding sequence ATGACGTTTCAGGCCGACCGGCCTTACAATGACCTCCCTCCCCTGCCCCCAAAGGAGGATGTTGAAACGAAGTCCGTGCTCAAGGCCTGCATAGCGGCGCGCGCGGCCCTAGCAGAACTCAGGATATCGGGTCAGCATATTCCGAACCAAGCAGTCCTCATCAACTCTATCCCGCTCTTAGAAGCCCAGGCAAGTTCCGAAATAGAGAACATCGTCACGACGACGGACCGCTTGTTTCGCTTCGCCAATGAAGCCGGAAATCTCGCTGATGCTGCCACGAAGGAGGCGCTGCGCTACCGCACCGCGCTCAATCAGGGCTTCCGAACTCTGCAAGAGCGTCCTGTGACGACATCAACGGCGGTCGCGGTGTGCCGCACCATCAAGGGCGTCGAACTCGACATTCGGTCGACGCCCGGCACGGCCCTGGTCAACCAGGCGACGGGTGCGGTTGTCTACACCCCGCCCGAGGGACAGAACCTCCTGCGCGACAAGCTGGCGAACTGGGAGCGCTACATCCATGAGGCCGAGGACATCGATCCGTTGATCCGCCTCGCCGTGATGCACTACCAATTCGAGGCCATCCATCCGTTTATCGACGGCAATGGCAGAACCGGCCGCGTGCTGAATCTGCTCTATCTGGTTGACAAGGGCCTCCTGGACATCCCGGTGCTCTATCTAAGCCGCTATATCATCCGAAACAAAGGAGCCTACTACGATCGCCTTCTCGCCGTGACGACGGAGGGCGCGTGGGAAAGTTGGATCCTCTACATGCTCGCCGCGGTAACGGAGACTGCAGGCTGGTCAACTGCCCGTATACGTGCGATCCGCGACCTGCTCGACCAGACCGCCGAGCGCTTGCGCCGAGACCTCCCGAAAATCTACTCCCGAGAGCTTGCCGAGATAATCTTCGTCAATCCGTACTGCCGGATCGGCGACCTGGTTTCATCCGGCATAGCGAAACGACAGGCGGCATCGGTCTATCTAAAGACCCTCGTCGACAATGGCCTGTTGCAAGAAGTCAAGGCTGGTCGCGAGAACCTCTATATCAATCCGGCCTTGCTGGCGCTTCTCACCGAGCGCGAGCCGGCGCAAGGCGGCCGGTGA
- a CDS encoding site-specific integrase, whose protein sequence is MRTTAQDVEQKPKIYTRNNSGASHSTTLNVEISASQAWAEPSAPIAGDGLDSGGLDNELPDIIDLVMAMGRPVDGTSDWTPSPPLSSTAPNRLPAHLDQLADRARDYVEAASSANTRRAYAADWKHFCAWARRQNLEVFPPGPQTVGLYITACASGKVTGDKKPNSVATIERRLSSLSWNYTQRGQPLDRKDRHIATVLAGIRNSHAQPPRQKEALLPEDLIAMLETLDRGTLRGLRDRAMLLLGFAGGLRRSEIVGLDVGRDQTEDSSGWIESFDKGMLVTLRGKTGWREVEIGRGSSDATCPVVALQTWLKLARIAHGPLFRRVTGHGKAVGAERLNDQEVARLVKRTALAAGVRGDLSEGERGTKFSGHSLRAGLASSAEVDERYVQKQLGHASAEMTRRYQRRRDRFRINLTKASGL, encoded by the coding sequence ATGCGAACGACAGCCCAAGACGTCGAGCAGAAGCCCAAAATTTACACCCGGAATAACTCCGGGGCGTCCCACAGCACAACGCTGAATGTCGAGATTTCCGCCTCACAGGCCTGGGCTGAGCCGTCAGCGCCGATTGCCGGCGACGGTCTCGACAGCGGCGGTCTCGACAACGAGTTGCCGGACATTATCGATCTCGTCATGGCAATGGGACGGCCGGTCGACGGCACCTCGGACTGGACGCCCTCCCCTCCCCTGTCGTCCACCGCGCCAAATCGCCTGCCGGCACACCTGGACCAGCTCGCCGACCGCGCCCGCGACTATGTCGAGGCGGCAAGTTCGGCCAACACGCGCCGCGCCTACGCCGCCGACTGGAAGCATTTTTGCGCCTGGGCACGCCGCCAGAATCTAGAGGTGTTTCCGCCTGGCCCACAGACCGTCGGCCTCTACATCACCGCCTGCGCATCCGGCAAGGTAACGGGGGACAAGAAGCCGAACTCCGTGGCGACAATCGAGCGCCGTCTCTCCTCCCTATCCTGGAACTATACGCAGCGTGGCCAGCCGCTCGACCGCAAGGACCGCCATATCGCCACTGTGCTCGCCGGCATTCGCAACAGCCACGCACAGCCGCCACGGCAGAAGGAGGCGCTTCTTCCCGAGGATCTGATCGCGATGCTGGAGACCCTCGACCGCGGCACCCTGCGCGGCCTGCGTGATCGCGCCATGTTGCTGCTTGGCTTCGCTGGCGGCCTGCGTCGCTCGGAAATAGTCGGCCTCGATGTTGGCCGCGATCAGACCGAAGATTCTTCGGGCTGGATCGAGAGTTTTGACAAAGGCATGCTGGTGACGCTGCGGGGAAAGACCGGCTGGCGCGAAGTCGAGATCGGCCGCGGCTCCTCCGACGCCACCTGCCCGGTGGTCGCCCTGCAGACCTGGTTGAAACTCGCTCGTATCGCGCACGGACCGCTGTTCCGCCGTGTCACAGGCCACGGCAAAGCGGTTGGAGCCGAGCGTCTCAACGACCAGGAAGTTGCACGGCTGGTCAAGCGCACCGCGCTGGCCGCGGGCGTTCGTGGCGATCTGTCGGAAGGCGAGCGCGGGACCAAATTCTCTGGGCATTCGCTGCGCGCCGGCCTCGCTTCCTCGGCCGAGGTCGATGAGCGATACGTGCAGAAGCAGCTCGGCCATGCTTCCGCGGAAATGACCCGTCGCTATCAGCGCCGGCGCGACAGGTTTCGGATCAACCTCACCAAGGCAAGCGGGCTGTAA
- a CDS encoding type II toxin-antitoxin system RelE/ParE family toxin, whose translation MPDRIFKAAWFAKAARKARLSDAALTRAAREAAQGKADDLGGGVFKKRLGDNRFRSILLARSGEFWVYVYLFAKQDRANIDDDELRAFRDLAALYRRKSTVDLDAELTAGALMEIGDDD comes from the coding sequence ATGCCGGATCGAATATTCAAGGCAGCATGGTTCGCCAAGGCGGCGCGCAAGGCACGGCTTTCGGATGCAGCGCTTACGCGGGCAGCCAGGGAGGCCGCGCAGGGCAAGGCGGACGATCTCGGCGGAGGCGTTTTCAAAAAACGGCTCGGCGACAATCGCTTCCGATCGATCCTGCTCGCCAGGAGCGGCGAGTTTTGGGTTTACGTCTATCTGTTCGCTAAACAGGACAGGGCGAACATCGATGATGACGAATTGCGTGCGTTTCGCGATCTGGCCGCGCTCTACCGGCGCAAATCCACCGTGGATCTGGACGCGGAATTGACTGCTGGAGCTTTGATGGAGATTGGCGATGACGATTAA
- a CDS encoding helix-turn-helix domain-containing protein has translation MTIKRKFKSDAFEAIHSAVEGMVRAGTVDKQTLRSFDEACLSRPTIFDAKKIKALRERNHVSQPVFARYLNTSESTVQKWETGAKRPSGLALKLLSVVEKHGLQVLQ, from the coding sequence ATGACGATTAAACGAAAATTCAAGAGCGACGCCTTCGAGGCGATCCACAGCGCGGTGGAAGGCATGGTGCGCGCCGGCACGGTCGACAAGCAGACCCTGCGCTCCTTCGACGAAGCCTGCCTTTCCCGGCCGACGATATTCGACGCCAAGAAGATCAAGGCGCTGCGCGAGCGCAATCACGTCAGCCAGCCGGTGTTCGCGCGCTATCTCAACACGTCCGAATCGACGGTGCAGAAGTGGGAGACCGGCGCCAAGCGGCCGAGCGGGCTGGCGCTGAAGCTTCTGTCGGTGGTCGAAAAGCACGGTTTGCAGGTGCTGCAGTAG
- a CDS encoding DUF1403 family protein: MILRPKPSLRHQGTLLGAMAATPMLAVPSWLRRAAPDAQTVAAQSIEDIAVTAGAAIGALDAVVRRQERWAGAWRQRLALSAAAATAKQAGRVNDENALRDAMLLTRPGDFLSVGPAGSMLLAWRRLAGTPAEKLLTEASIGAVLDDLGLRRDDEVVSDLADDLRQLSAGIGTVGMLTGAFATAERYGFARAFVCWLADALLAQRLGWAHAVPLLGAESAVSTSGRSRRSAASSVATSIETDPERAKDLLAAQARAALRAIDLSAELERRADRLLAVAPKLRAKAADAVVDKLLSDDAIVASEKIAGMSDRGLRRLFDRLVELGAVRELSGRPTFRIYGL, translated from the coding sequence ATGATTCTGCGTCCCAAACCCTCCCTACGCCACCAGGGCACCCTTCTCGGCGCCATGGCGGCGACCCCGATGCTCGCTGTGCCGAGCTGGTTGCGCCGGGCGGCTCCCGACGCTCAAACCGTTGCGGCGCAGAGCATTGAGGACATTGCCGTCACTGCCGGCGCCGCCATCGGCGCGCTCGATGCGGTGGTCCGCCGGCAGGAGCGGTGGGCCGGCGCCTGGCGCCAGCGCCTGGCGCTTTCGGCGGCCGCGGCAACGGCGAAGCAGGCCGGCCGCGTCAACGATGAAAATGCGCTGCGCGATGCCATGCTGCTCACACGACCGGGCGATTTTTTGTCCGTCGGCCCGGCCGGATCGATGCTCCTGGCTTGGCGACGGCTGGCCGGCACGCCTGCCGAGAAACTGCTGACCGAGGCGAGCATCGGCGCGGTGCTGGATGACCTCGGTCTCCGTCGCGACGACGAGGTGGTCAGCGACCTGGCGGACGATCTTCGGCAGCTTTCCGCAGGTATCGGAACGGTCGGCATGCTGACCGGCGCGTTCGCGACTGCCGAGAGATATGGTTTCGCACGAGCCTTCGTATGTTGGCTCGCCGACGCCCTGCTGGCGCAGCGGCTGGGCTGGGCCCACGCGGTGCCGCTGCTCGGCGCCGAATCGGCCGTGAGCACAAGCGGTCGCTCGCGTCGATCGGCAGCCAGCTCGGTGGCGACAAGCATTGAGACAGATCCCGAGCGTGCGAAAGACCTGCTTGCCGCGCAGGCGCGCGCCGCGTTGCGTGCCATCGATCTGTCCGCCGAGCTCGAGCGCCGCGCGGACCGGCTGCTTGCCGTTGCGCCAAAACTCCGGGCCAAGGCGGCGGACGCTGTTGTCGACAAGCTCTTGTCCGATGATGCGATCGTCGCCTCGGAAAAAATCGCAGGCATGAGTGACCGCGGCCTGCGCCGGCTGTTCGACCGTCTGGTCGAACTCGGCGCCGTGCGCGAGCTTTCCGGCCGCCCGACCTTTCGAATTTACGGACTGTGA
- the scpB gene encoding SMC-Scp complex subunit ScpB, producing the protein MVEARAKQGRGRSSEGRSADQRSGDRLFDRELDHLPPEVRWREWMNRVEATIFAASEPVGRETLARVVGKTCSIDLLIDDIREELRGRPYDLIAVAGGWKHLTRPAYADAIRAAVGGNERAVDLTQSEVLVLMCIAYFQPITRAELSSFFGKEISRDFIGHLRGAKLIASGPRSPTPGAPYTYVTTKEFLLEFGLDTLRDLPDFEALEDAGLLSKEKLLAGEIMPELAGGHEDVAVDMEE; encoded by the coding sequence ATGGTTGAGGCGCGCGCGAAACAGGGGAGGGGACGATCAAGCGAAGGTCGATCAGCTGACCAGCGATCAGGCGACCGCCTGTTTGATCGGGAGCTGGATCATCTGCCGCCGGAGGTGCGTTGGCGCGAATGGATGAACCGCGTCGAGGCGACGATCTTTGCGGCCAGCGAACCGGTTGGCCGGGAGACATTGGCGCGCGTCGTCGGCAAAACCTGCAGCATTGATCTTCTCATCGACGACATCCGCGAGGAGCTGCGCGGTCGGCCCTATGACCTGATCGCCGTCGCCGGCGGCTGGAAGCATCTGACCCGGCCGGCCTATGCCGACGCCATCCGTGCCGCGGTTGGCGGCAACGAGCGAGCCGTGGATCTAACACAATCTGAAGTGCTAGTGCTGATGTGCATCGCCTACTTCCAGCCGATCACCCGCGCCGAGCTTTCTTCGTTCTTCGGCAAGGAGATCAGCCGCGATTTTATTGGTCATCTGCGCGGCGCGAAGCTGATTGCCTCCGGTCCGCGCAGTCCGACACCCGGCGCGCCCTACACCTACGTCACGACCAAAGAATTCCTGCTGGAGTTCGGCCTCGACACCCTGCGAGACTTGCCGGATTTCGAGGCGCTCGAGGATGCCGGACTGCTAAGCAAAGAGAAGCTGCTGGCTGGTGAAATCATGCCGGAGTTGGCTGGCGGCCATGAGGATGTCGCAGTCGATATGGAGGAATAG
- a CDS encoding GntR family transcriptional regulator: MNTMQPVEQGSLSARTYISLREALIAGNFRPGERLLMQDLAKRLGTSVTPVREACFRLVSEQALELRSGRFVTVPELTRSRYWQVRLIRIALEGLAAELAVEHVSDAAIDTLVEIHRDFVAGETSGDAERARRANRAFHFGVYRLSKMDMLIAQIESLWVSMGPILNVYYQQAENDYIGAEEHETLIEAFRARNKKMARKAIERDIVRGGMNLLRYFDEQAATAQRS; this comes from the coding sequence ATGAACACAATGCAGCCAGTCGAGCAAGGTAGTCTGTCGGCGAGAACCTATATCTCTCTGCGCGAGGCCCTGATCGCGGGCAATTTCCGGCCGGGCGAAAGGCTGCTGATGCAGGATCTGGCGAAACGGCTGGGCACCAGCGTCACGCCTGTGCGGGAGGCCTGTTTCAGGCTCGTCAGCGAGCAGGCGCTGGAACTGCGTTCGGGGCGTTTCGTCACCGTTCCGGAGCTGACCCGGTCGCGTTACTGGCAGGTCCGTCTCATTCGTATCGCGCTCGAGGGACTGGCGGCCGAACTCGCCGTCGAGCATGTTTCCGACGCGGCCATTGATACGCTCGTCGAAATCCATCGTGATTTTGTGGCCGGCGAAACGTCCGGCGATGCTGAACGCGCTCGCCGCGCCAATCGCGCATTCCACTTCGGCGTCTACCGCCTGTCCAAGATGGACATGCTGATCGCGCAGATCGAAAGCCTGTGGGTATCGATGGGTCCGATCCTCAACGTGTATTATCAGCAGGCCGAGAACGACTATATCGGCGCGGAGGAGCATGAGACGTTGATCGAAGCGTTCCGTGCCCGCAACAAGAAGATGGCGCGCAAGGCGATCGAACGCGACATCGTGCGCGGCGGCATGAACCTGTTGCGGTATTTCGACGAGCAGGCCGCGACCGCCCAGCGGTCGTGA
- a CDS encoding transketolase family protein, giving the protein MNGPIDPNSWQYRQINARAPGLSYLSNALIDLVDEGHPVVAGTADLQYSNGLVRFAERFPERFTQFGISEQNMVSAAAGMASTGVMPFVATFASFLALLCCEQIRTDVAYSALPVRLIGHHAGISLGFYGTSHHATEDLAIMRSIADLTVVAPADGPQLAAAVKASVNHAQPIYFRIGRGQEPVVYEDGVGFQFGKAIVHGEGSDLTIIACGSMVHPSREAYRALRAAGKSVGLIDMHTIKPLDTKAVLAAAAHSRFILTIEEHNILGGLAGAVAEILAEAGSPARLIRHGIRDEYSLIAPPTHLYKHYRLDAAGIEATVLEALG; this is encoded by the coding sequence ATGAACGGACCGATCGATCCCAACTCCTGGCAATACCGCCAGATCAACGCACGCGCACCTGGCCTAAGCTACCTGTCTAACGCACTCATTGATCTGGTTGACGAGGGTCATCCGGTCGTGGCGGGCACGGCCGACCTGCAATACTCGAACGGGCTGGTTAGGTTTGCGGAACGCTTTCCTGAACGCTTCACGCAATTCGGCATTTCCGAGCAGAACATGGTTTCGGCCGCCGCCGGCATGGCCAGCACAGGCGTCATGCCGTTCGTCGCCACGTTCGCCTCCTTCCTGGCGCTGCTGTGCTGCGAGCAGATCAGGACCGACGTCGCCTATTCGGCCTTGCCGGTGCGGCTTATTGGTCATCATGCCGGTATTTCACTCGGCTTCTATGGGACCTCCCACCATGCGACGGAGGATCTTGCCATCATGCGAAGCATCGCCGACCTCACGGTCGTCGCGCCGGCCGACGGGCCGCAACTGGCGGCCGCCGTCAAGGCGTCCGTCAACCATGCTCAGCCGATCTACTTCCGCATTGGCCGCGGCCAGGAACCGGTGGTCTATGAAGACGGCGTGGGCTTCCAATTCGGTAAGGCGATCGTTCACGGCGAAGGATCGGACCTGACCATCATCGCCTGTGGCTCGATGGTCCATCCCTCAAGGGAGGCTTACCGCGCGCTGCGCGCGGCGGGCAAATCCGTCGGGCTGATCGACATGCATACGATCAAGCCACTTGATACCAAGGCTGTCCTGGCGGCCGCAGCTCACTCCCGCTTCATTCTGACGATCGAAGAACACAACATCCTTGGCGGTCTGGCCGGCGCGGTGGCGGAAATCCTGGCGGAGGCGGGCAGCCCGGCACGGCTGATACGCCATGGCATCCGTGACGAATACAGCCTCATCGCGCCGCCGACGCATCTCTACAAGCACTACCGGCTGGACGCTGCGGGAATTGAGGCCACCGTCCTCGAAGCGCTCGGCTGA
- a CDS encoding transketolase produces MPNPHTPSDIALQPDAGRIALLRDRAEFVRLETLRLIQIAKVGHYSSVFSCAEIFATLYYDAMRLKRGDPRWPDRDRFLMGKGHAAVGLYPLLVDWGFFSKDVLDGYTRLGNPLGDHPDMRKVPGVDFSSGSIGHALSGGLGMALGGRATDRRFDVYVLLGDGEMQEGQVWEAALSAAHHKAGNLIAIVDRNGYQLDGQVDDIIGIEPLADKWAAFGWQVHEVDGHDVVALATLLRQLKAETSRVQPVCIIAKTSKGKGVGYMETEPGWHLGYLAPSDEALAAEEIKRGGKAQ; encoded by the coding sequence ATGCCCAACCCACACACACCATCAGACATTGCCTTACAACCCGACGCCGGGCGGATCGCCCTCTTGCGGGACAGGGCCGAGTTCGTACGGCTCGAGACGCTTCGCCTCATCCAGATCGCCAAGGTTGGCCACTATTCGTCGGTGTTTTCCTGCGCGGAGATATTCGCCACGCTCTACTACGATGCGATGCGGCTCAAGCGCGGCGACCCCCGATGGCCAGACCGCGACCGCTTCCTTATGGGCAAAGGACACGCGGCGGTCGGCCTCTACCCGCTGCTGGTCGACTGGGGCTTCTTCTCAAAGGACGTTCTCGATGGCTATACCCGGCTGGGTAACCCACTTGGTGATCATCCCGACATGCGCAAGGTGCCCGGCGTCGATTTCAGCTCCGGCTCGATAGGTCATGCCCTGTCCGGTGGCCTCGGCATGGCACTTGGCGGTCGCGCGACCGACCGACGCTTCGATGTCTATGTCTTGCTTGGCGATGGCGAGATGCAGGAAGGCCAGGTCTGGGAAGCAGCGCTGTCCGCGGCCCACCACAAGGCCGGCAACCTGATCGCCATCGTCGACCGCAACGGATACCAGCTCGACGGACAGGTTGACGACATCATCGGCATCGAGCCGTTGGCCGACAAATGGGCGGCGTTCGGCTGGCAGGTGCACGAGGTCGATGGGCACGACGTCGTCGCGCTCGCGACGCTGCTTCGACAGCTGAAGGCCGAGACATCACGAGTCCAGCCCGTCTGCATCATAGCCAAAACCTCCAAAGGTAAGGGCGTCGGTTACATGGAAACTGAACCCGGCTGGCACCTGGGCTATTTGGCGCCGTCGGACGAGGCCCTGGCTGCTGAAGAGATCAAGCGTGGAGGCAAAGCGCAATGA